From a single Quercus lobata isolate SW786 unplaced genomic scaffold, ValleyOak3.0 Primary Assembly Scq3eQI_1841, whole genome shotgun sequence genomic region:
- the LOC115973616 gene encoding uncharacterized protein LOC115973616 — MASSASSSSSTTTGSTSSSSITHGVNPSLLLLSNMVSMVTVKLDYNNYMVWRHQIEVILVAYSMINFINDDNHAPDPFLKDSSGNFTTEVNPEFFRWKICEQAFLRDELMSIKKGSKSMDSFFQRIEEVRDKLRAVAVCVDEEELIHLALKALLSKYDAFYSTIRIGNDIFTLEELNTLLNVEERSIKKRSINSDLRDSTSLAMAVNQFSQGFTRGRGKNGNNRGRGNGRGGNQFSRGG, encoded by the exons ATGGCGTCTTCTGCTAGTTCTTCATCCTCTACAACAACAGGATCAACCTCGAGTTCTTCAATCACTCATGGTGTTAATCCTTCTCTGCTACTTTTGTCAAATATGGTAAGTATGGTTACTGTGAAGCTTGACTACAACAATTATATGGTGTGGAGACATCAAATCGAAGTGATTTTGGTAGCATattcaatgatcaatttcatcAATGATGATAATCATGCACCAGATCCTTTTCTTAAGGATAGCTCAGGAAACTTTACAACTGAAGTTAATCCAGAGTTTTTTCGATGGAAGATTTGTGAACAGGCCTT TTTGAGAGATGAGCTAATGAGCATCAAGAAGGGCTCAAAATCTATGGATTCTTTCTTCCAACGAATTGAAGAAGTCAGAGATAAGCTTAGGGCTGTAGCAGTTTGTGTTGATGAAGAAGAGCTAATCCATCTAGCTCTTAAAGCCCTACTATCAAAATATGATGCATTCTATTCTACAATCAGAATTGGGAATGACATCTTTACACTTGAAGAATTGAATACACTCTTGAATGTTGAAGAAAGATCAATTAAGAAGAGGTCAATCAATTCAGATCTCAGGGATTCTACATCTTTGGCTATGGCAGTCAATCAATTCAGTCAAGGTTTTACGAGAGGAAGAGGCAAGAATGGTAATAATAGAGGTCGTGGCAATGGCAGAGGTGGCAATCAATTCTCTAGAggtggttaa